The Lycium barbarum isolate Lr01 chromosome 11, ASM1917538v2, whole genome shotgun sequence genome contains the following window.
accatcgttattgtttaaggcatttgaaggcaaacttctaaaaggcatatcgaatcctagcactttgcaattggatgtgggcggctgcaacagaacatcaggagaagaagtttaacctgcagatggacattattaggaGGGAGAATGAGGAaaccttccactggttgaatgcaattgataaagacaagtggacattacaccaggatgaaggtaggcgatggggtatgttgacaacaaacagctctgagtcattcaatggcttgttgaaatctgcacggggactacccgtcaccgtaatggtgagaatgacatttaagcaggttgtggagcggttcgtcagtAGATCAAAAGAGGCTAAAGCACATGTAACAACaggtctaagatggatgccaaaaccatCAAAATTGTTCtagtaccacaaatataaggctcagaaacatgactggatggagtacaaccctgcagagcgcataattgaactcacaacaagtgtgcaccaaggtaaaagaggtaacgtccacacaatttgtgagattccaagaacatgcacatgcgacaagtgacaatcatatcacatgccatgttctcatgccttcaagtgttttatcgtaatgggaaagaacgcctccccgtacatggctgaggaatatacagttgaaaattattcaagaacgtatgctggaaggttctacccacttggcagtgagagttattggccaccagatccattttcaatggttgtaaataaagcatttatccgtaaattcataaagaatgcatactcgcatattcataatgaaatggacgttccaccggggagatacactcgaaaatgctcattttgcaattatgttggtcatgataagcgcaagtgtcccttacgacatggtggtcaaactacatctcgcggtggaagtacctctcgtggtggaggaaactttcgtggtggaagtacctctagttGTGGTGGCACATCTAGCGGTGGTGgtacatctcgcggtggtggcgGAAAATCAACTCAAGGgaattaattgatgaatgttttttaagtttttttcttactttgatgattgtattttaaaaagtttgggtttcttattaatgaacaggttgaagtattttcatctactcaaggttatgaatgatgcaatttaattaagtttattttttttgtatgaatgctgccattttgactaacttttgattaattattaatgaacaagtttaagtattcgtaaagaacttcaagctaatgtcaccgagccttcaaacgaaaatggcgttcgagcacttttcaaccactaaaacggccatccgaacttttgtgtatccttgatgtattgatcctaccttattaatcgcacaaaaataagtagggctctatataaaatattgaagtttcggggtcccgaagcatgattaatctatggtcaaagtacgttagaaaatgtaatggaagaagggttaaccaaaagggccgaaaaaaaatGGGAGGGACACGATAGCGCAGTAAATTGCGCTAAAAGcattttggtaacatttttttttgttggggtattttggttcaaaatgttttttttggggGATTTTGGTTCTGGACTCAATTAGGTCAtagatccaattttttttttcaatgtcaGGGGTTTTTTTCGGTtacttttttattacttaaatTGCCGAAacgtaaaaattaaagaccggcgatttgaggggcaaaacttaaagaccaccccaagataGAGGCAATTGTGCGAATTGCCCtacaaatgggctggtctttgatttttgtccttcaaaatcgaacttataccTAGCAAGACATAAGATATTTAAAGACGTGGGgcataacttgtgggatattTATGATGCAACCGTGCGAAAAATTTGGTTGACTTGagggggaaaaattaaagaccaacaaaaAGTAGGTTAAAAGATGCAAATGGCCCCTAGtttaattataattataatataaGGAGAAGATAAGCGGAATTttttaaacaaaagaaattaaaaatctTAAACATGTGGAAAAGAGGCATGAGAATTTGCTACCTTTTGGAGATTAAAACAAACTTAACTCCGGATCTTCTCAGTGTGAATCTTCCAACGTGATCTCCCTTTATAGCACAGTACGCTTTTAGAGCCTGACACAACGTTTTGAGTGAATTTTGACTGAAACATTTTTGTAGAGGTGGTAATATCACAAAGAGGTAATAATTTGATAACCAACTTAATTTCTTGATAACTAACTTTTATTCTTGtgaaaaataataaaatcaaaaGGCCGAACTTTGTTAGGAAACATAAAATTGATAGATAACTCAAAAGTCAGCTCTGTTCATCCCAAAAAGTAAAGCTACACTGCTAAAAAAATAGACCAAGAAGTGGTTTCGTCAGACCAGCTAGAAAAATTGATTTCTAGTCAGGTAACTGAGAATCCGATAAAGAAAAATTACTTTCCTAATGATTTTATCGATGGAATGATTTCTTGTGAAAACCACGAAATAGATAATCCAAGTCGTGAAAACTTTCGCAGTTTCTCCGAGTACAAAGATGTGAAGGGGAAAAAAGGAAACAAGAGATGGTGCTTGATACAAATGAACTTGCATACACGTACCTTCTGATTTCTAGTTGATTGAAATCCTCGGCCTTTACGGTTGTATTCAAGGGAATCAATTGGTTTCCTCTTTTCTATCCAAAAGTAGAATACATTATTGACAAACTACAAAGTTGACCATATTAAACCTGGAGCTACTTGCATTTTTTTTCCTCTAAACATGGTTGGCATTGACAAATTAGGCTCGTTTTTGAATGGGTCAAGTTGAATAATTGAGTTTGTGATCATGGCTTTACTAATTAAAATTACAACACCTCCGACGACTTGTATAAGtgcttaattaattaaatttacaAGACCTCCAACGACTTGTATAAGTTAAAGTTCTACAAATTAACTTGGATTTTGTAATTATGGAAGTTATATTAAATGAATGAATGTGAAAGACTGTAATTATCATATACATTAAGTCGACATAATGCACGTATAAGTTGCAGTaacaaatttatataaaaaaccTCCTTACAGTAAGAAATGTTGCCATGAAAACAAACACTAATATCATCTATGAACCAAACAACTGAAAGTACCATCATGGAAAGTCCGGATGGCACGAAACATATTGTGGAGGATCCCGAGATATCTCAAGGATTGTTGACTCGTTCCAAGACCAAGAACGTTTAAGGAAAGCACGTTATGGAGTTGCATGATATTCAAGAATTGGTTAGAAGATGTTTGGAGAGGTATTTTGATGATTCATGAAAAGAATACGACATAGACAAGTTACAAGTCAAGATTCAAGATTGTTGGATCTGGACAAGGTTCCATGCTGCAGCTTTGCGCAGAGTAATTCAGTATTATTTTTTAGCAATCTGCCAAGTGTAACACAGATCTACGTTGAGTGCACTGCAAATTTATGTTGCAACGCTAAACAAGAAAGCACAACGCAAATGGACCAACTTACAACGAGTTTTGAAGGATACTTGATCGTTTAATTTTTATATTCATTCATCACTATAAATACTTATAATCATCCCATTAGTTAAGGTTAGAATTTTTACATGTTGAGACATTAGAAAACTCCTTTCAAGAGATAATTGGACCTCTTGGTTCGCGTTCAATATTGGATTACCTATTTTCAAGAATTAGGATTTATTAGGGAAAACTTCTTCTTGTGGATTTATTATCTTGTGCTCCATTTTGTTGTTCTTTGGAGGTGATCCGGTTCATTTACGGATTGTTCGATGAGATGTTCATCTCGGGTTCTATATGTTTTTTGTTGGCTATTCAAACAATCCTCGATTTTTTAAATCAAATTCTATCTTTAGTTTGTCTTTGTTGAGGATACTAGTATAAAGTAGAAATGACAGTTTAGTATTTTCACACTACCTGTCCTAACCATAATCAAGAAGTTAGTTAGAAGTCTTAACTAACTTTAGGAAAGGCTTAAGGGATGAGTTAATTCGATGATTAAGTGTAGGTAAGTGTGTATCATTCCACTCAATTCAATGAAATAATATTGAATATTTGTCTCTCTAAAATTCTGTCTTCTTCTTCCTCTCGATCTAatgttctttttcttcttcttcctatCAATATTAGTCTAGGGTTCATATGATTGGTTGAATCCTCAGATtatttcatggtatcagagcgtaCAAGTTAGCAAAGTTGACTTAGAATTCAATTCCGCGAATTTCACTAGTTCAATCGAAGTGTTCTTGACAGTTCTTGAAGATCTGTAAAAATGGTTGCTAATCAGGAAAATATAACTCAAAGTGGGGTTCAAAATAGGACTCAGGTTCTGATTCACATTCCAATCAATATGACGAGTTCGAGTACAGGACAATCGACCACCATTGATTACAATCATCCATTGTTCTTGAATCCTGGCGATGTAAGTGGTTTTCAACTCATTTCTTTTCAAATTATCGATACTGAGAATTATTCAATTTGGTATAGATCAATGAGAATTGCCTTGTTAGGAAGAAATAAAATGGGAATAGTGGATGGGAGCGCTGGAAAGGATAAATTCCGTTCTGAAATGGGAAATCATTGGGAACGGGTGAATGCGATTGTTTTTTCATGGATTATGGGGCCTGTAGCCAAGAATTTGTTAGGAGGAATAATGTATGCATTTGAAGCACAGATTGAGTGGGAATATTTGCGTAAAAGATTCACTTAAGTAGATGGATCCACAGTTTTCAATCTTCATAAAGAGATAACAACATTGTCACAAGGAACTGCTCCAGTGTCCATATATTTCTCAAGACTTAAAGACCTTTGGGTAGAATTTGAAGCATTGGTGCCAACTCTAGGTTGCAATTGAGAAAAATTAAAAGATTTTATAATACACTTTTAAAAACTAAAGTTGTTTCAATATCTCATCGGGCTTACGGACTCATTCAGTCAAGCCAGGAGCCAAATCTTGATGATGATACCATTAGCTTTGATTAATCAAGCATATTCAATGGCTGTGAGTTctcacgccccaaaccatggcctgaGC
Protein-coding sequences here:
- the LOC132620016 gene encoding uncharacterized protein LOC132620016, which codes for MVANQENITQSGVQNRTQVLIHIPINMTSSSTGQSTTIDYNHPLFLNPGDVSGFQLISFQIIDTENYSIWYRSMRIALLGRNKMGIVDGSAGKDKFRSEMGNHWERVNAIVFSWIMGPVAKNLLGGIMYAFEAQIEWEYLRKRFT